The nucleotide sequence TCAGGCGATTAACATTGCCTTGTGATGCAAAATTAGCTCGCCCCGCTAATTTCACCCTGCCTGTGATTCCTCTTCGAAGGTAAATATGTCTTAATCTCATTGGTTGGAAAACGCTGAAACGTGGTGTGCTTTTTGTGATTTATATCAGAGTGCTTGCATTTGCCTAAGAATGTATGAGGGTCTTAATCGTTGCATCTTTACTTATTCACCAGCTATATAGTGGAGTAACATTGGCATAATGAAGGTTAAGAAAAGCAGCCTTTCAAGAGGCAGCGCCTCTTCTCAAAAGTGGAAAGATGTGCGGCGTAAAAGGTGCAGACCTCCTCCTGTCCTCTCCTCGGACCTCAATCCAAGTCCTGTCATGATCAAGGAACACCAGGAGTGCATGAAGAAGAAGCCCACCGTCAAGAGACTGAAGAAGAAGGCAAAACCTGTGTCTGGGAAGACTGTTAGGCAAACTAAGTCCTTCACAAATGGAGACACGGGCCTGGATCCTGACGAGTTTCAGGACTGGAAGGAGTACTCCCAACCAGTCCAAGTGAATGGGCTAAAGATGCAAGTTGCCAGTGAAGATGGACATATACGTCGACTGGATGGACATTCTCTTCATCAGTGCGCCGAAAGAGACGATCAGAAGAAGCATGCGGTGCTCATCATGCAAAAAGGACAGGTAAGCTTCAGGACATTTTGACATCAAGTCCATTTCAATTAtcgccattttctttttttctctaggCCCTTTGTTTCCGTGGCAAGTGTTTTGTCACCTGCTTGTATGGGCGAGTAGAAGTCATGGGCTTCACCATCGAGGAGGGCCAACAGTCTTACCCTCTCTTCTCGCCTGGCTCAATTTGTTCGCTGACCATCACGGCCTCAGAGCGTCCTGATGACAGCCGAGACCACAAGAGAGAGGCTGCAGAGATCCTTTGCAATTACCTTCCACCAAGTAACTCAACAGAGAAATTGCCATTGATGCTTTCTCAAATAGTAATCATTTAAGCGTTAAGCATATACTTGCATTGTGCCATCACAAAGCATTGGTTGGTAGAAGTGACCGCGTATTGACAGCTCTGTTAACCttacatatttttattctaATCTTCTTCACCTCACATATGTTGTGATGTTGATACTCTGTATGAAGTCGGATCATATTGCCATATCATACGTAACCACTTATAATTAAGTAGGCACACATTTGAAAGTGGTGCCTCCttcatcaaatccatttaaacttgTTGGTCATGGTTTCACTACCTTTATCGTCGACAGACATCCCATCCAATTTGTTTGGAGGGCTGGCAGTGATTGCATGATCACtatcctcccagttcaaatggtgTGGATGTCTTTTGCCttaaatggcaaccaatgatgGAACCAAAGTTATCTGCATGGCTAATGTTATGTGGTCACTGATCCAGTGGTacttcgagatacaagcttaatgctttccgagactgagctcgtatgttgaatTTCTTGTaattcaaacaaatgtttcctatatatatgaactaaaaacaaatgaattcgttccaaccctctgaaaaaacaccaaaaacaggcaatttgattggaaaaacatttttatttgttctatttcgccacctattaacaaagtagcaaataactagtggtttaatagtactaaaatgtgttttatagtactaaaattagactttaTTTCGATTTCGCGGAGGGTAGAGAGAGCGTCGGACAGagagaaatttaaatgaacttggattacgatgcagacaaactcaaaaataaatttaatcgaaccttgcactaaacttaattctaattttgcctTTTGAAACCAAAGTTAAGATGTTAGCATTCCGGGCGTCATTGCAACTGTGTATTTTTATTCACGTTCTATCATGTCTTTCCAGCATCGCAAAAGAAGCTATTGAAAAAGGTTGTTTCCAACTCCACCATCATACTTCTGGAGCCCATGGAGACGCCATTGACACGCTTCCTATCAAGCTTCACTGATTTTAACTATCTGTTTGACCCCACTGCGGTAAGATGACTATTACCTCGTTGTGTCAGTGTTTTCTATGAAATTTAAGTTGAACCCTGATTGAAGGTAAAACAAcatccaaacaaaaacatgcgtgTAGTGTAGCATGAACACCTCGCGCCCAGCTTTGTCTTTGACTACAAAATTGGAAGTACACTGTCTGTGCatgttcatttcttttttgtaaGTTGTATAAGGTGatattaataacattttatcTTGAAAACAGAATTTGAACGTGCCCTCTCAAAAAAATCAGCTACAAAATTCTTAAATGCCTAACAGTGACAATACTATTTATATTAACCTGAGAATGGTTCTAACAACTTAAGCTGTCTTTTTGGCTGATGTTAACAGGGAGAACTAATGTCTGCCATCCTGGACACGCCACTTAACGGCCTGGGGATAATTCCTCTTATGAGCAACATCAAGGGCCTGACGGTGTCGGCGAGCTGCCGGGAGTCCCTTAATGCAGTGGTCAGTGCCTGCAGAGGTAAAAACCCTATTTATAGGCTAGATTTAGtccggcctttttttttgtagcactAACTGTATATTGCAAATAACTGTATTGAATATGATCAAAGGTTCCAcaataatattgttttgttgCTCTAAAACCTTATGAGAAAATATGTAGTCAGAATTAGAGATGTCCCCAATCCAATCATGTGATGgaaaatccaatccatttcgtCACATTGCATTCTTTCttcaaataattcaaatatCCTAGTATACATtcagaaaatacattcattaattGTTTGGACTGCTTATCACAAGcgtcgtggggggtgcttgaACTTATCCCAGTTAACTAGCACGGCGGTGGATGcggtgaatcggtggccagccaatagcaggaCATGAGGAGACCGACAACCATTAGCACTCAtcctcatacctagggacgatgtagagtgctcaaccagcctaccacacatattttggggatgtgggagttAACCAGAGTACTtcgagaaaatccacacaagcccggggagaacatgcacaatCCATGCAGTCAGGACCGACcttggatcgaaccctcgatttTCACTCTGGCCTTTCTCTGTGCTCCCTGTTAGCAGTTAGTGCCATAATGTTATGATGAGTAAAAAAGTTCCCCAAAATGACATCTTGGGTGGTGTTGCTGCCATCTATGTCAGTCTAAATCAGCCATGATTTACCCTGAGTAGGCTCAAGGGGCTCTGACATTGGTTCCTCTGTTAAAGCTTGACTAGTTTCCCTGTCTCTCGCAGGAGAAATAGAGGCCTCTGCTGTCGTCTTTGTGTATGGACCAAAAAACATTGGCAAATCCACATTTATCCGCATGGCCATCAATACTCTACTAAATCAGTAAGTGCTATCGTCATTATCCTTGGATGATAGTGAAAACACTCACTTGTATGttgatgtgtgtatatgtacgtaGCACTACAAGTGTGGACTATTTGGAAGCAGACCTCGGTCAAACTGAGTTCACCCCAGCAGGTTGCTTGTCTTTGGTGAATGTCAAAGAACCTTTGCTTGGTAAGTTTCATTGTCTTTCTCCTCAAAAATTATACCATTAATCTCAATATCATGGGAGTAAAATGTTGCTTTAAAACTATTCCCTGTATCAAGTTGTATCCCGCTTTAACTTTAACTAAATTTAAAACAAGTAAATGGTCTGAGGCTGGTAACAATGAGCTACATTTACTCTGTTACTTGAGTAACCTTTGGGAACAATGTTCTTCTAAGTGTAGTTTTACCACGCTACCACACTAGAGGGCACTCATGCTCCTGGGACGGTACGTATAGTATGTGTattgtactgtatatttttcCGGTTggaatttgattattttgttgtctTTGTTAGCCCAGTATGCTAATTTAATAGGTTAGGTTTTACCAATAACGGTTAAGACTAAGttgtgttaagaaaaaaataataatcaagatATTCCGGGcatgtaaagtcattttttcaacctaaaataaaataaataaataaaaaaaactgtcaaaaaaagacttaagaTCTCAAACGGTTATGTTTTTATTAGTTCATTATTTATAAAATTTTCTCATCCtttgtttacattattttaaaaataaatcacataaGCATTTACTTAGTACTTGACATTTCTTTTCGACATACTTTTCACTTCTActtgagtctttttttaaattcttttacTTGTATTTCATAAATACTATTTCAAAATAACGCCTCTTATATGAGTACAATTTTTGTTCACGAGCCCAGCAGCCACTTAATTGTTGAGGCCTTGTCTATTGTCAGGCCCCCCGTTCACACATCAGCGTGACCCCGACCATATGGTGTACTACGGCAATGCTTCATGCGATTCTGACCTAAGCCGCTACATGGAAAGTCTCAAGTCCTTGTGGGGCAGCCACTCGAAAAGCAGAGAAACGCCAATAATCATCAACACCATGGGCTGGATTAAAGGTCAGAAACctatttaattataaaaaaaattaaatgttaacaAGTGTTTGGTGGGAATGGCGTCTAGGTTTTGGACTGCAGCTGCTAGTGGACATGCTTCGCTTCTTCCCGGTCTCGCATGTCATCCAGTTAACTCACGGTGATGGCACTGCACAATTCCCCGCCCTTACTCCTGAGTTTCTTAGGACCGCCCAGGGCTTCCACACACACCCGCCCGCTCAGACAGCACTGGACGAGTTCACAGATGTAGAACGCAGCTCGGACCGTGGCTACGTTCACATGAGTGTTATCTCCGACTTTGAAGGGGCGGGCTGCCAGGGAGCGTCGTAAGCATCTGTCTTCAAATTGTTGCAGTGCTTTTGACGCTGGCGCCTGACGTGTAGATTTGTTATGTGAGACAGGAAACACCAACGCACCAATGAGCAACGAGACCTGTCACTAATGGCCTACCTTGGTCAGCTGCAGTCGACTGACCCAGGACCTGTTAGACCGCTACACTTTCTCACACCGTACCAGGTACGGAGACTCGTAGTGATTAACTTCTTGTCATTACTCAACTGAAATAATTCCACTCATAGTTTAGTTAAAAAGATTGTAGTACTCACTAAAAGTGTGTCCCTGCAGGTGCCCTACACAGATGTGGCGTTGGGCGCTGCCCATTTCGACATAGCGCCCAGTCACATGTTCTATGCTGCCAACTCCAGCTTGGTGGGACTCTGTGTCTTGGCAGAGAAGGTAACCAGTAAAGGAGGTCCTGTACTGCTGTCCAGGCCCCCAATCTGCCCCTGTGTGGGCTTGGGTACGAGCTAATCCTTGTATTAGTCTAGTcttcatgtatacatacacccatattcattttatttatacttGTTGTTGATCAGGGTTGTAATGCAATCAATTTCTCAATGTTCTCTGGCGTTCATTCTCTTGCAGGTGTGCTACGAGGGATTGACATGGCACGAGGCCTCTATTTTGTGTTGACGCCATTGGACCCCGGAGTCCTGCGCAAGGTCAACTGTCTTCTTCTTGGAGCTGTGTCGTTGCCCTCCTGCATCTTGACGTCACAGGTCAGATGTTTGCTACTATCACTCACGTACAGTATGGAATATTCGGCTTCCAAGTAAAATGCCTTTCTTTCGGCTAGGGCTGAACTATTTTAGGAAGAAATGTAATTGCAAATGTTTCTGGCAGGTACTGTGATTTTGATCCGATAAAATTGAGTTTTAGACTCCTGTTACGCAGTcgtattaaattttaaaattagtACCAGAATTAATTTGTCATACTTGCTGCCATACACCTCTGAATATGTTAATTAATATTCTGTATGGGTGGCCCAATGGGAACGTGTCCGCCACcaagtttccatgttctccccaggcttgcatgggttttctgcaGGTAATCCACTTTCCTcccgcatcccaaaaacatgcagtgtaggctggttgggcactctaaattgccacaaagtatgagtgtgagcataaatggttgtccctctccttgtgacctgcaattgattggctggccaccaaatcagtgTGTCCCtcacctggtgcctgtagttaggtgggataggcttcagcacccccttgacctttgtgaggataagcagtgcaaataatgaatgaataaattaaatttcTTTACTTTGTTGTCAGCTTTATTAATTAAGTGCTCTTTTTTTTGAATATCTTATTCAAgcataaaatgtgaatactGATTAACAAAAATTTGTGGATTTATTAGCACCCCAGATACTGGACTGGTCAAGCACACATGAAATAATGTAGTTTAGTCATTTTGAACCTGCAATATCTATAATATCACAATTTCTATGTATGAATCTTTCAGCCATTATTGGATCTACATGCCAATAAAACCAGTTTTTATTCAACAGAGCAATTTGCAGGACGAGCTGCCTTATGTCACGCCAGACTACAGCTTCGAGCTGACTGGTGCTGGAAAGCTGCGAATCTTCAAGGGTATGCAGAGACAAGGACAAGCAGGGGCAGATTGATGTGTTTCagatttgcacttttttttaacatcaagtCTGATGTGGATGGACTCTTTGAGAAATGTATCAGAATGGTTGATTGTTTTGTACTGCTGGCATTCCAATGCTTGCAGCATTGAATTATGtcgttacattaaaaaaatattttttttcacatttgtttttttctttttcatttttctggctTGGACAAACATTGCAAGAGAAATATGACTATTTCTGGAAGTTACTGCTGTGCATCTGTTTGGCTTGATATATTTAAAGCTCAAATCTAATGAAGGGTGTGCACTTAACAAACACtttccaaaaaatatacatgtttgtgtgtgtcatagTGTATTCCTAATATTCTATGCAAATAAATTTCTTAGAATCATGATAATGAGAAAATGACAGCTCATGCATTTTGGCACAATAGTAATGTCAGTCAAACCCACAATCCTGCCAGGACGTGTCAGAACATCAGAGAAGGCTGCAGGCTGATCAGTTTTGGGCTacggggaaaaataaaatgctggATGACATTCCCAACTCGGTTTCAGCATCAAGCATTTCCCTCGATTGAAAAGTCTAGCTGTTTTTACTGAGGTATAGCCTACAACAGCATATAAACGCTGATAGACTCAACTACGGTTAGTAAGTCGTAAAAGTATGAGTATATACTcgtaaaaaaactattttacctAATCTGGTTAATGATGGGTGGTGAcaaattttaaactaaattatACAATGAGATATTGGCTAATATAAATACcaaatttataaaacaaatgaaaacctAGTAACATCATAGTCAAGGAAATGTTTGGGACAAATGTGCCTTGTCATTGCTGGAGGAAATGTATCAGCAGAGTTGACCTCATCCATTGTTGTGATGAGCAAGATTGTGTTACATGTTTCACTTAGTTTTTGGCAACTGTATAGACGCAAATAACTTGCAGCTTGTCCAATGAGTCACTAGGTGATGTATTGTATTTGTCTTGAATGATAATACCTCATGTTTAAGCAGTCAGGTTGATAGTGTACTTCATTGTTAAGGTCCTTTACATCTTCGGAAGAATCACAAAATGTTTCTTGGTTTGAAACAGTACAGGGATGAACTTTAAGCACTCATTACCTTCAATTTGACCCACTCAGTTTTATTGCCCATTGGCATTTTGTCAAAAGCCACACTAATCTTTAGTTGGAAGGGTTTAAATGCCAGGCAATGAATCCTCAGTTCTTTTGCAGAATCGTGCATGTCGCGCATTTGCGAGTCTGATAGACCAAGTTTCAATTCGTATGTTCATACCgtatccttcattttttttaaagaatattgaattgaatttaatgattttattgtcattatacaagtataatgagatctAGGGCTTCAAtgtgaagtgcacaaataaatgatcaataaataataatgataaagaaACATGTTcatcccgggcctgcatgggctttctccgggttctccggtttcctctcacattctaaaaacatatatggtaggctgattggacactctaaattgccccttggtatgagtgtgtgcgtgtatcgttttctgtctcctcgtgccctgcgatcggctgtccactgactcagggtgtcccctgcacctcgcccgaagttagctgggaaaggatccagcacccctcgtgacctttgtgaggatcaagcggttcagaaaatgaatggatgaatgagcaaataaataatcactaaaaatagtctcatcccattttctgaatcacatttttctcatcagggtcgcggggggtactggagcctatcccagctgactcctggccagaggcgggcgacactctaaattcaacaaccatgcacactcacacccatacctagaggcaatttagcgtgtccaatcagcctacatatcactttttgtaatgtgggaggaaaccagagtatttGGAGGAAAcacacgcaagcccagggagaacatgcaaactccacaaaggtggaccgacctgggtttgaacccaggaccccatagcCGTGAGGCccacacactaaccactcgcttcaCCGGGTCGCCCACtaaaaatgatgataaataaataaataatcgcaaaataataattacaaataaaCAATCACTAAAGATAattataaatagataaataatcaagaaataagtaataaataagtagtcaacataagtagtttAATTTCattagtacttgtagtacttgtggATTTTAGCATATCGCCCCTAGCGGCATTTGCGTTCTACTACAGCGCAAAGAGATCGAATGGATGAATGGAAGGCAgtcggcgttttttttttgtagagggGCAGACACAAAGCTAAAAAAGGAGCAGTACTTTGTTTAAAAGTTCACCGACTAATGACGCGTAATTTAAACCACCATAAATTCGATTTATCTTCTTGATCTTCACTCGGCGAGTGCATCAAAATTACACGCCGAAGCCAGGGAAATGCGTTTTCAACGAGGGACATTTaggttttaaatgtaaaaaaaacaacaacaacacggcAACAGGTTATGATGTGTTGCTGTAATTGGCCTGAAGACAAGAAAGGACAGCTGGTAAAAAgtctttaatccatttttttttgcacgcgCTCGGAGTGATGTGGGGAGCTTCACCCGTGAAGTGCAGGACAATGTGGGAGCTTTTTCGAGCGGACTACTGACCTAACTTAGCAAATTAGCATCGGAGGTCGGAGCACACCGGCCGGCACGCGAACCTGCTCCAACCTGTGTTAGCTTCCCCCATTGCAGCACAGCATCAACACACTACCGAAAAAGAAGAACCACATGCCCCCATGGTTCCCAGCAAGTGGACCATGAATTCTGTTCTTCACAAATCCCCTCCTCGGAGCTGGCTTGGACTCAAATTGAGGCTCAGTaagtgactgttttttttgtttggaaatgTAGCCATTACATTATTCATGAAGAAAGGCTTAGAATGGTCTTTGTTGTTGTCTTACTGATGCAAAAAAGTCACATGATTTAATCATTTCAATTGGAGACTCTTTTATACCTTGTCTCGTTTGTGCGATACACGCATAATTCCTGAGCAAGTATGTTTATATGTTATGGACAATTattaaatgaagtttttttttagatttaaaacaatcaaataaaaattgccACAAAACATGATATAGAAGATCATGTATTTTACATACTTTGTCAGCTATTACTTTAAAATGTTGATGTATTTATCCCAAATTGTGGGAACCTCTGTCTCACGATACAATTGGCAAAATAAGGATCATGAAAGTGATTATATCACAATATGATGATGAACATTATCGATACACTAGTCAGGAGATCAATCAATTGTATAATCCTTGATACAACTGTGAAAAAAACaggctattttaaaataaaataaaaatatacagttgttttttcccacttttgcTTTTCTCATTTACAGAAAATATttctgtaaataaatacatcaacagTATATCATTACAACATTCTCGTAGACAAAATTGGTGTCTTAACATGTTGCCTGTCATTAACATTGATAGATGTTCAATTACTATCGATTGGGGGGCCCCGTCAAAATGACTTGAATGTTTGGTGCTGTCAAAAGCAGGCAAACATAGACATTATATTTGAATATTGTCATCATGATGTGCACATGCGTAATTGTCCCTTTGCatgaaatgctttttaaaaaatatatttttgaaaccGCAAATGTCTTTAATTTACAACAATCTTCATCATTCACAGATGAACACCCTTCACCTGGATTAAATAATCTAATATGAATACAATCATCGTGATTCAACCAAAATCTTACCAAACTGACCTATTCAATTCATCTAGGGAAACATCTTAACTTTGGAGATCGCAATATATAGCAAACTCCCAAAAAGTTGCTACACCTGCCATTCAGTGAAAGATCGAATCAGCCTTTTGAAACAATTATAGTACAGGTACGGGTTTGAAAGCACCTAATAAATGCAGTTGAGACATTATTATCCTACTGACTACCAGTAGCTCAAATTTGTCCTCTGTAGAGAAGATTTGCAAACCTAAATATCTCCTATCCAGTGCATCCAATCGCATTAACTCCTTTTGTGCTCAATAGAGGACATTCAgagctttccaatgataccaaattattttgcagtattccaattacttcacatagattgggaaattataaaataaatatgaatggaCAACATATTGTTCCCCGTAGTCACGAGGATCTGATGAATTTTTCATATCAAGTCCACTTCTTGGCTGTTACCTATCAAATAGCATCTTATTATTAATCATATAAGATTCAACTGTCTGAGAAGTAGATGTTGGTCCAAGTTTCTAAAATAGGCGGGGtgcttctgtttttattttaccttcAGCTTTagaaagtcataaaaaatgcttttgaaatATTGTTTGATAAACTAATGTCTTCTTTTTCTTAATGAACGTGTCCTGTTTGGCTGCATATTTAAGCAGAAAGAGGATCCATATTTGTTTATGATGTCAGAACAATTTATTTGTTCAACAGGGGGACCCCCTTTGGCCAGATCGACTAAAATCATAATTGCCATTTGTATGGTTCAAACTTCTTACAAGCCCATCTTGACTACACGTGTTGTTGGTACTGCCTGAACACAATGGGTTCATAGCATCAGCACAATGTTTAGGTTCAGCAGCCTTAATAGTTTGAGTCTGGAACCCTTCACTGTTCCAGGCCACTGGAGTCTTAAATTGGTTTTTAAGTCACTGGTCTAATCTGGGACCAGATGTCTCATCTGTTCTCTGTCGAGTGACCATTAGACAAACGTGAGTCCCACGTTTACCTATGTTAGGGATGTTTGAGAGTCGTACCTAAGTATGCACTGTTACAGTATATTTCTTTCCCTTTCATCAAGAGAGTGACATTAATGTGGAACTCAACCCAGCCTTGAACACTGTCCTGCCTCATTCCAATGTGGAACACTTTGTAGTTGTATAGCGTTTTTTACAACTCAACTGTTTCAACTGTCatacaaatagaaaaataattttcctgGTGTTGAcattaaaacttaaaaaaaaaaattaaacagacAGATAAGACTGGGCATTATAATAGTTATAAACTAAGTACTACGGGAAGACTTTGGAAGATGTTTACAATACTGGCATATAGCTATATGCTATGACGCTGTTGACAATGCAGTATGTATGCCCTCTGTCACACATAGTGAGAAAGTGAAAGTACAGGTGGCTTTTgtcggggaaaaaaagaattcaCAAATCATCATCACAGTCTGTGGTCTCCCTGAGCACTCCCAACACTGTCAGCTCTTAGTCCGGGGGCCAATGACGTTTCACAAGGAAAAGATATTCCATGTGTGGTcaagtgttttgttttatgcAAGGCTTCTCCGTCAGCTTCTGTCTGTGGACAAGGACTCTAATAAACTAGAATCTGAAATGATATAATTTCCCTGATGTAGCTGGTTTGGACCACATTATTCTGAATGGACGTTAAAGCACATTAACAATAAGTTAAAAGTCAAGAGGTTCATGTTTTCAGTCAAGCAGAAGAAGTGTGTGTGCACCACTGCTCATACTGCCCGCTTCCTCTTCCTTTGTTTTGCTTTATACTTGACAGTAATTTCCTTTCTCTGTTGTCTACTTCATCCTGGTCATCCAGGTCACTCACacttcttttttctttgaagaATAATGTCACGTACATGTTTGATGCTGCAGTTAGATTGTCGATATTTCTTTATACTGAAAACCTTATTAATGAATTTGAACCTTACTTTGTCAGTATTGTTTAATCAGGGAATACATTACTTGATTTTAggaatttgtagtttttatagTTTGTTGTGGTGTGCATAGAACATGTTCAGACTTGTCGAATAAAATCGGCGAGGCGTCTTTGCCTCCCTGTTTTAGTACAGAGCATAGTGTTAGTTGCCAATTGGTGGACAGAGAATGTTCACGTCTCGATTAGGAAGAATAGAAcatcaaaagatttttttttaattttttttatgggaataaaaaaaatgttaatgctGTACAAACTGTTGGATCATTTCTCATGGCAACACTCACCTGGCTCATAGTGATTA is from Stigmatopora nigra isolate UIUO_SnigA chromosome 1, RoL_Snig_1.1, whole genome shotgun sequence and encodes:
- the nol9 gene encoding polynucleotide 5'-hydroxyl-kinase NOL9, coding for MKVKKSSLSRGSASSQKWKDVRRKRCRPPPVLSSDLNPSPVMIKEHQECMKKKPTVKRLKKKAKPVSGKTVRQTKSFTNGDTGLDPDEFQDWKEYSQPVQVNGLKMQVASEDGHIRRLDGHSLHQCAERDDQKKHAVLIMQKGQALCFRGKCFVTCLYGRVEVMGFTIEEGQQSYPLFSPGSICSLTITASERPDDSRDHKREAAEILCNYLPPTSQKKLLKKVVSNSTIILLEPMETPLTRFLSSFTDFNYLFDPTAGELMSAILDTPLNGLGIIPLMSNIKGLTVSASCRESLNAVVSACRGEIEASAVVFVYGPKNIGKSTFIRMAINTLLNHTTSVDYLEADLGQTEFTPAGCLSLVNVKEPLLGPPFTHQRDPDHMVYYGNASCDSDLSRYMESLKSLWGSHSKSRETPIIINTMGWIKGFGLQLLVDMLRFFPVSHVIQLTHGDGTAQFPALTPEFLRTAQGFHTHPPAQTALDEFTDVERSSDRGYVHMSVISDFEGAGCQGASKHQRTNEQRDLSLMAYLGQLQSTDPGPVRPLHFLTPYQVPYTDVALGAAHFDIAPSHMFYAANSSLVGLCVLAEKVTSKGGPVLLSRPPICPCVGLGVLRGIDMARGLYFVLTPLDPGVLRKVNCLLLGAVSLPSCILTSQSNLQDELPYVTPDYSFELTGAGKLRIFKGMQRQGQAGAD